One stretch of Geoalkalibacter ferrihydriticus DSM 17813 DNA includes these proteins:
- a CDS encoding GNAT family N-acetyltransferase gives MPEEQDLPKEKRLRIREMNIDDFSTVFHLGEDIFTAEYSPSLYRTWDEYEITTLFNSDSELCLVAEAEGQIVGFALGTTVEKHHSAWKYGYLVWLGVRPFMQKLRIGARLFREIKRRMREQGVRMIIIDTDAENEAAIRFFTKQGFNNIQKHVYMTLNLGRKRKGKKRDAAAEPGKNLESR, from the coding sequence ATGCCCGAAGAACAGGATCTGCCCAAGGAAAAACGTCTACGCATCCGCGAGATGAACATCGACGATTTTTCCACTGTCTTTCATTTGGGCGAAGACATTTTTACCGCCGAATATTCTCCCAGCCTCTATCGCACCTGGGACGAATATGAAATCACCACCCTGTTCAACAGCGACAGCGAGCTGTGCCTGGTCGCGGAAGCCGAAGGTCAAATCGTCGGCTTTGCCTTGGGAACCACCGTGGAAAAGCATCACTCCGCCTGGAAATACGGCTATCTGGTGTGGCTCGGCGTTCGTCCCTTCATGCAGAAGCTGCGTATCGGCGCGCGCCTGTTTCGCGAAATCAAGCGCCGCATGCGTGAACAGGGCGTGCGCATGATCATCATCGATACCGATGCCGAAAACGAGGCAGCCATTCGCTTTTTCACCAAGCAGGGCTTCAACAACATCCAAAAGCACGTCTACATGACCCTTAACTTAGGGCGTAAACGGAAAGGGAAAAAGCGCGATGCCGCAGCAGAACCTGGAAAAAATCTGGAAAGCCGTTGA
- a CDS encoding DUF445 family protein has product MTSGFESYLPYFLPPLLGAIIGYVTNYVAIRMLFRPLRAWRVLGVRIPMTPGIIPGKRHELAARMGEMVGSHLLTAEDVGRALEKDSFRREIKGAVADKLGRFLDRELGPLAQLVPADFRGRFRELVELLRWKLVKAVFAYLDSDAFETRLRDFVRRKGNEWLARDLESFLTPERYTRLRGHLDDRISGFLHSPGVARAVEQFIDAKTDEWVGSERTLRELLPADLIEVLLAQAEKEVPPLLEKFGGMLYDPDFRARLVIKGRQAIEGFLDSLGGLSGLLSGFINLDKLYERIPEFLDKAGDEIARWLKEEKTQAQVAQMLRERIDALLDRSLASYLEKVPYEKVAGVRRFVRGKAVEYVQSRRACDAALNLTERGIDRLKDRSFASLLDKTLPEGGLERGREELCERILAALRSPAAREVLSKVLEERLEEWLFRKSLGRLSARVPADVREELNEGLCRQLGELLKKEVPPLVETLNVQRMVEEKVNSLDLLKVEGLLMGIMKEQFKYINLFGALLGFFIGLANLLILGFR; this is encoded by the coding sequence ATGACCAGTGGTTTTGAATCTTACCTGCCCTATTTTCTGCCCCCCTTGCTGGGTGCAATTATCGGTTATGTGACCAACTATGTCGCCATTCGCATGCTGTTTCGACCGCTGCGCGCCTGGCGCGTGCTGGGCGTGCGTATCCCCATGACGCCCGGGATCATCCCCGGCAAGCGCCATGAACTGGCCGCGCGCATGGGCGAAATGGTCGGCAGCCATCTTCTGACCGCCGAGGATGTGGGGCGGGCGCTGGAAAAAGACAGCTTTCGCCGTGAAATCAAGGGCGCGGTGGCCGACAAACTCGGACGCTTTCTCGACCGTGAGCTGGGGCCCCTCGCACAACTGGTGCCCGCAGATTTTCGCGGACGTTTCCGCGAACTGGTCGAGCTGCTGCGTTGGAAGCTGGTCAAGGCGGTGTTCGCCTATCTCGACAGTGATGCATTCGAGACCAGACTGCGGGATTTCGTGCGGCGCAAGGGCAACGAGTGGCTGGCCCGCGACCTGGAGAGCTTTCTCACTCCCGAGCGTTACACGCGCCTGCGGGGACATCTGGATGATCGTATCAGCGGATTTCTCCACTCACCGGGCGTGGCGCGGGCCGTGGAGCAGTTCATCGACGCCAAAACCGATGAGTGGGTCGGTTCGGAGCGCACCCTGCGCGAGTTGCTGCCGGCCGATCTCATTGAGGTTCTGCTGGCGCAGGCGGAGAAAGAGGTGCCGCCCTTGCTGGAAAAGTTCGGCGGCATGCTCTACGACCCCGACTTTCGTGCGCGCCTGGTCATCAAAGGTCGCCAGGCTATCGAAGGCTTTCTTGATTCCCTGGGGGGGCTGTCGGGTCTTCTGAGCGGTTTCATCAATCTGGACAAGCTCTACGAGCGAATTCCGGAATTCCTGGATAAGGCCGGCGACGAAATTGCGCGCTGGCTCAAGGAGGAGAAGACCCAGGCGCAGGTAGCGCAGATGCTGCGCGAGCGCATTGATGCGCTGCTGGATCGCTCCCTGGCGAGCTATCTGGAAAAAGTGCCCTACGAAAAAGTCGCCGGGGTGCGTCGTTTCGTGCGCGGCAAGGCGGTCGAGTACGTGCAGAGCCGCCGTGCTTGCGATGCCGCGCTGAATCTCACCGAGCGCGGCATCGACCGGCTCAAGGATCGCAGCTTTGCCTCGCTGCTGGATAAGACCTTGCCGGAAGGGGGGCTTGAGCGCGGTCGCGAGGAACTCTGCGAGCGCATCCTGGCGGCGCTGCGCTCGCCGGCGGCGCGCGAGGTGCTGTCCAAAGTGCTGGAGGAAAGGCTTGAGGAATGGTTGTTTCGCAAATCCCTCGGGCGGCTCTCGGCGCGGGTGCCGGCCGATGTGCGCGAAGAACTCAATGAGGGCTTGTGCCGTCAGTTGGGTGAGTTGCTGAAAAAGGAGGTGCCGCCCCTGGTGGAAACCCTCAATGTGCAGCGCATGGTGGAGGAGAAGGTCAATTCCCTGGATCTGCTCAAGGTCGAAGGGCTGCTCATGGGCATCATGAAGGAGCAGTTCAAGTACATCAATCTTTTCGGTGCCCTGCTGGGCTTTTTCATTGGTCTGGCCAATCTGCTGATTCTGGGTTTTCGCTAG
- a CDS encoding peptidase U32 family protein, with protein MNQSVKPELLAPAGSLEAFFAAMENGADAVYCGLRDFSARAKAKNFTPADLERMLNYAHARERRIYVTLNTLVKERELPQLVETLATLEALRIDGVILQDLAVWRLARRHFPGLELHASTQMTVHNAAGVRQLERMGFTRGVLARELSLAEITAIRKKTHLELEHFIHGALCFSFSGQCYFSSWLGGKSGNRGRCAQPCRRRYRYHQQEGYFFSPNDLSAIDLLPELAAAGVCSFKIEGRMKSAEYVASVVGAYRQVLDAPPAQRKAALSTAKDRLKLSFGRLPTRGFLTGPNPTDIAAPSVKGSTGRFLGEISAVRGGDISFKTRDRLHVGDRLRVQPKTDQAGTAFTVKTLQLGHKAAKVASPDTLVTVPSPFANRFRKGDAVFKVSSDQAFTLSDAACRRRLEAAAPRAETITLAVSLRDDQLHLRAQWHSLVVERTFAVTTYAAENNPLSLDILREVFSRSGDAALILGELTAETLPPVVIPPKRLKEIRRAFYQELAQAISGGRSAPRREHQRAAMEALLPADAPRPEATAQLSVLVGDPRDAHLLNDPSIARLLIPLTPRLARHVALSARKLRNRKDKIIWDLPFILFEEDWQIVKQAVEILVEAGFRAFRLNNLGHFELFDGLEEPQLSSGFRLFSLNSQALLAWRELGISEAGLYLEDDRDNLGELLARDVGIPLTLTVHAQVPLITSRIRIKGARSDRSLVSDRGEKYSVDDRSGLTVLTSDTDFSLIGHLRELQNLGAERFLVELDQCGAFSERGKQVLAAAKDDRPLAGTSKFNYEMGME; from the coding sequence ATGAATCAATCCGTCAAACCCGAACTCCTCGCCCCGGCCGGCAGTCTCGAAGCTTTCTTCGCCGCCATGGAAAACGGCGCCGATGCCGTCTATTGCGGCCTGCGCGATTTCTCGGCGCGCGCTAAAGCGAAAAACTTCACACCCGCCGATCTGGAGCGCATGCTTAACTACGCTCATGCCCGCGAGCGCCGCATCTACGTCACCCTCAACACCCTGGTCAAAGAGCGCGAACTGCCGCAGCTGGTGGAGACCCTTGCAACCCTCGAAGCCCTGCGCATCGATGGGGTGATTCTTCAGGATCTGGCAGTTTGGCGCCTGGCACGCCGGCATTTCCCCGGCCTGGAGCTGCACGCCTCAACGCAGATGACGGTACACAATGCCGCCGGCGTGCGGCAGCTTGAACGCATGGGGTTTACCCGTGGCGTGCTGGCGCGCGAGCTGTCCCTGGCGGAAATCACCGCAATCCGCAAGAAGACGCACCTTGAGTTGGAGCATTTCATTCACGGCGCGCTGTGCTTCAGTTTTTCCGGCCAATGTTACTTCTCCTCCTGGCTCGGCGGCAAAAGCGGCAATCGCGGCCGTTGCGCCCAGCCCTGCCGGCGCCGCTATCGTTACCACCAGCAGGAAGGTTATTTTTTTTCACCCAACGACCTCTCGGCTATCGATCTGCTCCCCGAGCTGGCTGCGGCCGGGGTTTGCAGCTTCAAGATCGAAGGTCGGATGAAAAGCGCCGAGTACGTGGCCTCGGTGGTCGGGGCCTACCGGCAGGTGCTCGATGCACCTCCCGCACAGCGCAAGGCCGCTTTGAGCACGGCCAAAGATCGCCTTAAGCTCTCCTTTGGCCGCCTGCCGACGCGCGGCTTTCTCACCGGCCCCAATCCCACCGATATCGCAGCGCCCTCCGTGAAAGGGTCCACCGGCCGCTTTCTCGGCGAGATCAGTGCGGTGCGCGGCGGCGACATCAGCTTCAAAACCCGCGACCGGCTGCATGTGGGAGATCGCCTGCGCGTGCAACCCAAAACCGACCAGGCCGGCACCGCATTTACCGTTAAAACCCTGCAACTGGGGCACAAGGCCGCCAAAGTGGCTTCGCCGGACACCCTGGTCACCGTGCCGAGCCCCTTTGCCAATCGCTTCCGCAAGGGCGACGCGGTGTTCAAAGTCTCATCCGATCAAGCCTTCACCCTGAGCGATGCGGCCTGCCGGCGCCGCCTGGAAGCGGCTGCACCGCGTGCCGAGACCATCACCCTGGCGGTGAGTCTCAGGGATGATCAGCTGCACCTGCGCGCCCAATGGCACAGCCTGGTTGTGGAACGCACCTTCGCCGTTACCACCTACGCCGCCGAAAACAATCCCCTGTCCCTGGATATTCTGCGCGAGGTCTTCAGCCGCAGCGGCGATGCCGCCCTGATCCTTGGCGAGCTTACCGCCGAAACCCTGCCGCCGGTGGTCATTCCACCCAAACGCCTCAAGGAAATCCGCCGCGCCTTTTACCAGGAGCTGGCTCAGGCAATTTCCGGCGGCCGCAGCGCACCGCGCCGCGAGCATCAGCGCGCGGCCATGGAGGCGCTCCTGCCCGCCGACGCGCCAAGGCCCGAGGCAACAGCTCAGCTCAGCGTGCTGGTCGGCGACCCGCGGGACGCGCACCTGCTCAACGACCCGTCCATCGCGCGACTGCTGATCCCCCTCACACCGCGCCTGGCGCGCCATGTGGCGCTGAGCGCACGTAAGCTGCGCAATCGCAAAGACAAGATCATCTGGGATCTCCCCTTCATCCTCTTTGAAGAGGATTGGCAGATAGTCAAACAGGCCGTCGAAATTCTCGTCGAAGCCGGATTCCGCGCCTTTCGCCTCAACAACCTCGGTCACTTTGAACTCTTTGATGGACTTGAGGAGCCGCAACTGAGCAGCGGCTTTCGCCTCTTCTCCCTCAACTCCCAAGCGCTGCTGGCCTGGCGCGAACTCGGCATCAGCGAAGCCGGCCTCTACCTTGAGGACGACCGCGACAACCTCGGCGAACTTCTCGCGCGCGATGTCGGGATTCCCCTGACCCTTACGGTCCACGCCCAGGTCCCCCTGATCACCTCGCGCATCCGCATCAAGGGCGCACGCTCGGATCGCTCCCTGGTTTCGGACCGTGGCGAGAAGTACAGCGTGGATGATCGCAGCGGCCTGACGGTACTCACTTCGGATACCGATTTTTCGCTCATCGGCCACCTGCGGGAGCTGCAAAACCTCGGCGCCGAGCGCTTCCTGGTGGAACTTGACCAGTGCGGTGCCTTTTCCGAGCGCGGCAAGCAGGTGCTGGCCGCCGCCAAGGATGACCGGCCCCTGGCGGGAACCTCCAAGTTCAATTATGAAATGGGCATGGAATAA
- a CDS encoding DsbC family protein — MKKPMIPLLILLLTLITLQSPAFAAKQDESGVSGATATLKMTFPRLEFDSVHATPVEGVYEVVSGDRIIYFVPRSQHLIYGEIWDAQGQSLTRTRQAQMMADRIKDLPLEKALKIGDGKNVVIEITDPDCPFCRKASEFLSERDDVTRYIYFYPLTRIHPEAEAKVRYILSAKNPAEAYEDVMRGRYDGRALPQFEDNRQLEIHQEIVTNLGVRGTPKFWVNGTYLSGADLQAMEKLMNGSGQGR; from the coding sequence ATGAAAAAACCAATGATTCCCCTGTTGATCCTGCTGTTGACCCTGATCACGCTGCAGAGTCCCGCGTTTGCTGCCAAGCAGGACGAAAGCGGCGTCTCCGGCGCCACGGCGACCCTCAAGATGACTTTTCCCCGCCTTGAATTTGATTCCGTCCACGCCACTCCCGTCGAAGGGGTTTACGAGGTGGTCAGCGGCGACCGTATCATTTATTTCGTGCCCCGCTCTCAACACCTGATCTACGGAGAAATCTGGGATGCCCAGGGCCAGAGCCTGACCCGCACGCGTCAAGCGCAGATGATGGCCGACCGCATCAAGGATCTGCCCCTTGAAAAAGCGCTGAAAATCGGCGACGGTAAAAATGTGGTCATCGAAATCACCGATCCCGACTGCCCGTTTTGCCGCAAGGCCAGCGAATTTCTCAGCGAACGAGACGACGTCACCCGCTACATCTACTTCTACCCCCTGACCCGCATTCACCCCGAAGCCGAGGCCAAGGTGCGCTACATCCTCTCCGCAAAAAATCCCGCGGAGGCCTACGAGGATGTCATGCGCGGTCGCTACGACGGCCGCGCCCTGCCGCAATTCGAGGATAACCGGCAGCTGGAAATTCACCAGGAAATCGTCACAAACCTGGGCGTACGCGGCACTCCCAAATTCTGGGTCAACGGCACCTATCTCTCCGGCGCCGATCTGCAGGCCATGGAGAAACTCATGAACGGATCAGGCCAAGGGCGCTGA
- the radC gene encoding RadC family protein, with product MSDTNRRIKDWPEAERPREKLLDRGAEALSDAELLALILRTGDAATRTSALDHARLLLARFGGLRQLAAATIAELCQIKGIGPAKAAELQAVFQIARRFADARLRPGDRFTNSEEIFRSYHERLRDHKREVFYTLLLDSKNRLIREVPISEGSLNASIVHPREVFSPVIRESASAVLFVHNHPSGDPTPSREDLDITRRLKEVGELVGVRVLDHIVIGNGRYVSFADRGLL from the coding sequence ATGTCCGACACCAACCGCCGCATCAAAGATTGGCCCGAGGCCGAGCGCCCCAGGGAAAAGCTGCTCGATCGCGGCGCGGAGGCCTTGAGCGACGCGGAACTTCTCGCGCTGATTCTACGCACCGGCGATGCCGCCACCCGCACCAGCGCCCTGGATCACGCGCGCCTGCTACTTGCGCGCTTCGGCGGCCTGCGGCAACTGGCTGCGGCAACCATCGCCGAACTCTGTCAGATCAAGGGCATTGGTCCGGCCAAAGCTGCCGAATTGCAGGCGGTTTTTCAGATCGCGCGACGCTTTGCCGATGCGCGCCTGCGCCCCGGTGACCGCTTCACCAACTCCGAGGAGATTTTCCGCTCCTATCATGAGCGGCTGCGCGACCACAAACGCGAAGTCTTCTACACCCTGCTCCTCGACAGCAAAAACCGCCTGATCCGCGAAGTCCCCATTTCCGAAGGCAGCCTGAACGCCAGCATCGTGCATCCCCGTGAAGTCTTCTCTCCGGTCATCCGTGAATCGGCTTCAGCAGTGCTCTTCGTCCACAACCATCCTTCGGGAGATCCCACCCCCAGCCGTGAAGACCTGGACATCACCCGCCGCCTCAAGGAGGTCGGCGAGCTGGTCGGCGTGCGTGTTCTTGACCACATCGTGATCGGAAACGGCCGCTACGTCTCCTTCGCCGACCGCGGTTTGCTGTAA